Proteins from one Marinobacter alexandrii genomic window:
- a CDS encoding response regulator, which produces MKILTVEDNEINAKLMDYILNDLTFDFTNTIATSAKEALNFTSQDRFNLILMDINLGSGQMDGSEVMSILKDKDDYQEVPMYAITCYTLDKDRIRFLEAGFDRYFTKPINHSELLRAISEDQVRQLGS; this is translated from the coding sequence ATGAAAATTTTGACTGTAGAGGATAATGAGATAAATGCCAAGTTGATGGATTACATCCTCAACGACCTGACTTTTGATTTTACAAATACCATTGCCACTAGTGCAAAAGAAGCATTGAACTTCACTTCTCAAGATCGGTTTAATCTAATTCTTATGGATATTAATTTAGGAAGCGGTCAGATGGATGGTTCTGAGGTTATGAGTATCCTAAAAGATAAGGATGACTATCAGGAAGTTCCCATGTATGCAATCACGTGCTATACGCTAGACAAAGATCGGATACGATTTCTTGAGGCTGGCTTTGATCGTTACTTTACAAAACCAATCAATCATTCAGAATTGCTGAGAGCTATCTCGGAAGATCAAGTGAGACAGCTTGGAAGCTGA